A window of bacterium genomic DNA:
TTGAACCAGCGTGACGATCTCAAATATTATGATCACGCCCAGAATGACGGACGTAACATACAGATGGGTTTGTGACAAAACATAAAAAAATCCGTACATGGTTAATCCAAGAAGGATTACGCGCAGAGTACATTGGAGTCTGAAGTTTTTATAAACCATATTTTTCCAATCGCCGATAGAGCGAAGTTCGCGTCAATCCAAGTTCTTTTGCCGCCTGGCTGATATTACCGCCGTGTTTGCTTAGTGCTTTTCGGATCAATGCTTTTTCAATCTCTTCGAGATTATAATCGTCAATGACAAGCCCTTCATTTTTTACGGGAGCAGACGTAAGTAGGAAATCGTCCGCTTCGAGGCATTCTGCGTCGGACATGATCATTGCGCGTTCGATCGTGTGCTGCAGTTCGCGTACGTTACCGGGCCAATTATATCTTTCGAGTTTTTTGATAGCATGGGGGTGAAAACGACCGGCCGTTCTTTGATATTTTTTCGAGTATACCGAAAGGAAATGTTCCGCGAGCAACGGGATATCCTCCGTACGTTCGCGTAATGGCGGCAACGGAATCTCGACGGTGTTAATCCGGTACAGCAGATCCTGCCGGAACGTTTTCTGATTAGCCATATTATGGATCGGCATATTAGTGGCGCTGATGAGGCGGATGTCGACATCGACAGACTTATTTGATCCGACGCGCGTAATACGTCTTTCCTGAAGGGCGTTAAGAAGTTTAGCCTGAAGCGACACGGAAAGATTTCCGATTTCGTCGAGAAATAAAGTTCCGCCTGACGCGATTTCAAATCGCCCTGCCCGGTCTTCTTTCGCATCGGTAAAAGCGCCTTTCACATGGCCGAAAAGTTCGCTTTCAAAAAGCGTTTCACTGATCACGCCCATATCCACTGTAATAAACGACTCTTTTGCGCGAAGAGATTCCCGGTGTAAGGCGCGCGCAACCAATTCCTTTCCGGTACCGTTCTCGCCAAGAATCAGAACGTTGGCCTCCGTTTTGGCAACTTTCTGGATAAGCGCAAATACGGCTTGCATGGAAGACGAATGGCCAATGATTTCACCGAAGGGATGATCCAGATCCTCATTCAGCGCTTGTTGGCGGTCACGCAGATGCATGATCTCTAAACGCGACCGGCGCAAATTCATAGCCGAAGAAAGCGTCGCCAGGAGTTTTTCATTTTGCCACGGCTTTACAACAAAGTCGATTGCGCCTTCTTTGATCGCTCGAACGGCCATTTCCACATCGCCGTAGGCCGTAATCAAAATCACTACGGCGCCGGGATCCGTCTGCAAAATTTTATTAAGCCAGTAAAACCCTTCCGAACCGCTGCTAACGTCTCGCGTGAAATTCATATCCAGCAGGATTACGTCGTAGCTTTCATTTTTGAGCAGTGTCGGGATTGACTCCGGGTTCGTTTCGGTATGAATAAGTGCAACGTGCTGTTTTAAAAAAAGTTTTGCGGCCAGCAACACGTCCGTATCGTCGTCGATGATCAGAATTTTTGTCTGTTTGGGCAGCATGTTAGGATTGAGTCAGTTTGTGATTGTTAATAGAGTTTACAGTTTCATTCTGCTTTCCACCATAATGCATGCATTCGCAAGATAGTTAAATTTCTTTTCCTGGATAAACGTCATTACAGCCGGGCTTTCTGAACCGGGCTGCAGCCAGACATTCGTCAGACCTAATTTCAAACACTCTTCTAAGACTTTGAGCGTGACAGCTGGCGGAGTGACGAAATTAACAATGGCCGGTTTTTGCGGTAGTTGTGCCAGATTTGCAAACGCTTTATCGCCGTCGATCTCGTCCGATGACGGATTCACAGGAAAAAGTTTGTAACCTTTTCGCTTCAAATCACGGTATATAACATTACCGAATTTTGACGGGTTATTGTTTGCACCGACAATGGCAATGGTTACATCCGGGTCTTTTAACAGTTCTTCTATTTCTTTCATAAATTCTTCCTCTTATTTGAGTGTTCGAAAACGGACAGTAGATGAACGATAACGAACATACTGTTGTATCAATTTCATATATAAATTTAAAAAAATCAATACATATCAATGGGCATAGGTATTGTTATGGAATTATATAAGAAAAAAGTATTCCAAAACTAAAACGGGCAGAAACAGAACAATGGATAGACAGATTGAAAAAAAGAAATGGCCTCAAAAGAAAATCGCGTATGTCGGCGGCGGCGCGTTTTTAGTATTATTGCTGTTTTACAATTTTTTATTTGCAGATCGATCGGCAAAATTGAATGTAAAGACAGAGAAGATCACCATCTCGAAAGTTCAGCGCGGAACTTTTCAGGAATTCATTCCCGTAACAGGTACGATCATGCCCATCAAAACAATTTATCTCGATGCAATGGAAGGCGGCCGTGTAGATAAACTGTACCTTGAGCAAGGCGCTATGGTGAAACAGGGCGATCAGATACTTAAGCTTACCAACACCAATCTGCAAATGGATGTCATGTTCCGTGAAGCACAGCTATTTGAACAGATCAATAATCTTCGCAATACGAAATTGGCATTTGAACAAAACAAGCTAAAGGTTCGCGGCGATCTGATCGATTTGGATTATGAGATTACAAAATTAAAACGCGCCTTCGAAATTAATGACGGTCTGATGAAACAAAACCTTGTTTCTCCTCAGGAGTACGAACAATCCAGGGATGCTTATCAGTATGCGCTTAAGCGTCGCGATTTATTGATTGATACGCAAAGGCAAGATTCCATTCTGCGTACCAGTCAAATGGAGCAACTTGAACTCTCCGTCTCACATATGCAGGATAATTTAGGCATCATCAAGGAAAACATGGCGAGCCTTACATTGAGGGCTCCGGTGTCGGGGCAGCTCACGTCGCGTAATGCAGAATTAGGCGAGTCAAAACGCGCGGGCGACCGGTTAGGCCAGATCGACGTTCTAGACGGATTTAAAGTTCGAGCGGGAATTGATGAACATTATATTGCGCGAATTCAGATCGGTCAATCAGGAGAATTTGATCTCTCCGGGAAAACGTACAAGCTGATCATCAAGAAAGTATATCCGGAAGTAACTGGTGGAAGATTTGACGTAGATATGGAGTTCGAAGGCGAAGCGCCCAAAGATATTCGGCGCGGGCAGACGCTGCAGATTCGTTTGGAATTAGGAGATCAGGCGGAAGCGCTGTTGCTGGCGCGCGGAGGATTTTACCAGAAGACCGGCGGGCAATGGGTATTTGTGGTTGATCCTTCGGGCGATTTTGCCATCAAGCGGAGCGTTAAGTTGGGCCGTCAGAATCCGCAAATGTTTGAGGTGATGGAAGGACTATATCCGGGTGAAGAAGTTATTACTTCATCCTATGATAGTTATGGTGATGTGGATAAGCTGATTTTGAGTAAGTAAATACGCGAAACGGCAGATGGCAAACGGCAAACGGTAGAGAAAAGGTGAATATGCTAACATTGAATCACAGTTAGATGTTTGGAAAATAAGTTTGTTCCTGGTTGTGGATATTTATGGGCTGACAGAGAAATTTCCTAAGAGCGAAAAATATGGCATAACCAACCAGCTTCGGCGAGCATCAGTTTCTGTTACATCAAACATTGCTGAAGGCGCGGCGAGAAAATCCGCTGTGGAAAGAAGGAGATATTATGAAATATCCAGATCCTCACTTGTCGAAATTGACACGCAGTTAGAAATCAGTTTGCAATTAAAATTTTGCTCAGAGACAGAGAAAGAATTGGCTGTAATTCAGGAGAAAATGAATCACTTGTTTGCAAAAATGTCAAATCTAATTCAAAACACTAAATAAACGCAATGTTTGCCGTTTGACGTTTTACGTTTGGCGGTTAGGTTGTGTAAAAAAGGAGTCCTTATATGATTAAGTCAAAGAACCTAGTTAAAGTGTACACCACCGACGAAGTGGAAACCACCGCGTTGAACAATGTGAATTTTGAAATTAATGAAGGCGAATTTACCGCTATCATGGGGCCTTCAGGCTGCGGCAAATCGACTTTGCTCAATGTGATCGGTTTGCTGGATAATCCGTCCGGCGGCGAATATCATTTTATCGGGCATGAGGTGTCAAAATATACCGAGCGCCAACGATCCAATTTACGCAAATCCAATATCGGATTTGTGTTTCAGAGTTTTAATCTGATCGACGAGTTGACCGTATTTGAAAACGTAGAATTGCCGCTGTTATACTTAGGCATGACGGAATCGGAAAGAAAAAAACGCGTCGACGCGGCGCTCGACCGGATGCAGATTACACACCGGCGGAATCACTTTCCTCAGCAATTATCCGGAGGGCAACAGCAGCGCGTTGCCGTATCGCGTGCAGTCGTGGCAAATCCTAAACTGATTTTGGCTGACGAACCTACGGGAAATCTCGATTCCGCAAACGGCGAAGAAGTGATGAAAATACTTACCGACCTGAATAAAGCCGGTACGACGATCGTAATGGTCACGCACTCGCCTTCGCACGCAGAATACGCCAGCCGCATGATCCACTTGTTCGACGGGCATATTGTCAGCGAGAATTATAAAGAGGCTATGAAGATATAGAGGGGTTACCGACTCATGATCAAGAATTATTTAAAAACGGCATTTCGCAGGCTGGAGCGGAACAAAAGTTTTGCTCTGATAAATATCGCCGGATTATCGCTGGGCATAACCTGTGCGCTGATCATTTTCTTACTGGTAAAACATGAACTCAGCTTTGACGGCTTTCATTCGAAGAAAGACCGTATTTATCGTGTGAATACGGTTTGGACCCGCGATGGAGAGGTCGACCGAAGCGGTGCATCTCAATTTCCTGTTGCGGCTGCCATCCGTTCACAGTTCAGCGATTTAAAAGCCACCATGATCAATTACGTAAAAGAGGCTTTAATAGCCGTTCCGAACGGAACAGACACGCCCTCCAAATTTCAAGAGAACGAAGGAGTGGTTTATATTGAACCCGATTTCTTCGATATCTTCGATCGGACATGGTTTCGCGGACATCCGTCTCTTTTGAAGGAACCCTATACGGTTGCGCTCAGCGAAAGTACGGCAAAAAAATTTTTTCCAAATGAAAATCCGGTCGGGAAAACGATCCGCATGAATTCGGAATGTGACCTGAAAGTGATCGGCGTCGTAACCGATCCGCCGGTTAATACGGACTTCCCTTTCACCGTACTCATTTCATATTCCACACAAAAAGCGTTGGGCTATTTTTCCAATATGGAGAATTGGGGCGCCACGATGAGTTTCATCAATACGTACATCTTCGTACCGGAAATATGGAGCGCTGCGTCCTTCAACGAACGATTGACTGCGTTTGCAAAAACTCATCTGGATGAACGCAAGCGCAAGGAACGCTCCTATGAAGTTCAATCATTATCCGATGTGCATTTCGATCCCGACGCGGGTAATTATACGCATGTTACCAGCCGTACCAGTATCTGGGCGCTTTCGATCATCGCTTTTTTCCTGATCGTGACGGCGTGTATTAATTTTATCAATCTTGCAACGGCACAGGCGGTCACCCGCTCTAAAGAAATCGGCGTTAGAAAAGTTCTCGGTGCTTTTCGTGCTCAGTTGCTGATACAATTTCTGGGAGAGACTTTTGTCATTACGTTTTTGGCCATCGTATTATCGATCGGTATGACAGAAATGATCCTGCCGTTAGTCAACGATGCGTTCAGCTTCAATATCCGCTTCAATTTATTCAATGATCCGTTGATCCTTCTTTTTCTTGCCGGATTAGCGGTCGTGATCACGGCGGGTTCCGGGTTTTATCCGGCACTTATGATGGCGGGATACAGCCCGGTGTCGGTTCTCAAAGGGGGGCAATCCTCGAAAGCGGGCGGGTTGCTGGTAAGGAAAGGGCTTGTCGTTCTGCAATTCATGATCGCTCAGGCGCTCGTCATCGGAACGATCGTCGTGTTTCGTCAGATGGATCTTTTTCAGACTACGGATATGGGGTTTATCAAAGATGCCATCATTACGACCAATATACCCGTTAAGGATAAATCCAAAATGCAGACTCTTCGCAACGAAATCATGAAAGAAACCGGAGTCCAGAATGTAACGTTTGGATTTGCTCAGGTTGCTTCGGGCATGCGCTGGACTTCGATGATGATCTATCGCGGCCCGGCCGGTAAAACCTACGAAGCCCTTGCCGACGTTCGCTGCGGGGATGAGTTTTATATTCCAACCTACGGTATTCAAATGCTTGCCGGACGCAATTTCACGGCCAGCGACAGCATCCATGAATTGGTGATCAACGAAACGATGGCCCAAAAAATAGGATTTACCAATCCCGCAGATGCCGTTGGAAAGATAGTGTATGTCTTTGGTTCCGAGCCCAAACCGATCGTTGGTGTTGTGAAAGATTTTAATACAGGATCGTTGCGGGCATCCATCTATCCGACCATATTGGCGCCGCGGAGCAAGGATTACCGGATCATGGGCGTCAAGATCGATATGAAACGGGCCAAAATATTGCTGCCGAAGATCGAAGCGGCGTGGGCGGCAACGTATCCTGAATTCCTCTACCGGTCCCAATTCCTGGACGAATCGATCGCCGGATTTTATGAGGACGAACAAAAGATTTCAAGGTTATTTACAATTTTCGCTTCCATTGCTATCGGTATCGGTTGTCTCGGATTATTCGGATTGGTCTCATTCATGGCCGTACAGCGTACGAAAGAGATCGGTGTTCGAAAAGTTCTGGGCGCATCTGTTTCCGATATTTTAATGATGTTCACTAAAGAATTTGCAGTTCTAATCCTGATCGCATTTCTCATTGCAGCACCGGCGGCGTATGTGGTCATGAACGGGTGGCTCGAAGATTTTGCGTATCGGATTTCTATTGGCGCCGAAGTGTTTTTTACAGCCGTCATGCTAACAATTATTATATCCGGAGTAACGGTAGGATACCGTTCGATCAAAGCGGCTTCCGCGAATCCCGTTGATGTCCTAAAGTACGAATAGATGTGAGTCGAGTATAAAACAGGGAGTCGATTTATGTTAAAAAATTATTTTAAAATTGCGTTGCGAAACATCTTGCGTCAGAAAGGCCATTCCTTCATAAATATTTCCGGCCTGGCGGTCGGATTGGCGTGTACCGTTTTGATCGTAATGTGGATTCAGGACGAACTCAGTTACGACCATTTTCATAAAAACGGCAATCGGATCTTCCGCGTGGTCGAAAATCAATTCTACGGCGGCGGGGATGCATTCCAGACGCCACAGACGCCCGCGCCGTTGTCCGCCGTTTTAAAAAGCGAATTTCCAGAGATCGAAAAAACCACGCGCGTGCTGTTCACCCCCAACAAACTTCTTTTTGATTATAAAGATCAACGTTTCTACGAATCCAACGGTCTATACGTGGATCCGGAATTTCTGTCTATGTTTTCATTTCCATTGACGGCCGGTCAGTCGGACGTAGCGCTAAAGGATCCCAACTCAATCATCCTTACAAAAGAGTTCGCACAGAAATACTTCGGCTCGGAAGATCCGATGGGTAAATCGATCCGGGTAGATAAATACAATTTAGTGGTGACCGGTATTTTTGAAAAGATACCGCGCCAATCGCATCTGCAGTTTGATTTTGTTTTACCTGCGGAACGGCTGCGGATGGATGTTCCGGACCAATTTACGCCATGGGGTAATAACTGGCTCAGGACTTACGTCATGCTGAATCCGAACACGGATTATCGTCAGTTCACGGAAAAGATTGCCGACGTGATTAAGAAACATAACGATCAGTCCAAAACCGAATTGTTCCTTCAACCGATGACCGACATTTATCTGCGCACGGATTTTAATCATACACCCACGCGAATGAATTATGTGTACACCCTGGGCGTGATCGCTGCGCTGATTCTGCTTATCGCATGTATTAATTTTACGAATCTTTCCACGGCCCGTTCGCTGAAACGATCACGCGAAGTCGGTTTACGAAAAGTGGTCGGCGCAGACCGGTTTCAATTGATCAAACAATTTCTGGGTGAAGCGTTTTTTCTTTCTCTGATCAGCATGGGCATCGCACTGGTTCTGATTGAAATCATTCTGCCTTTTTTTAACGATTTAACGGCAAAAAGCATTGCCCTGAATTTCTTTGATTCCGGCATAGGCCTCATGTTGATTTCAATAGTGATCATCACCGGTATCCTGTCGGGAATCTATCCGGCTTTGGTACTGTCCGGATATAGGCCGGTACAGGTGCTGAAGGGAAGTTTTCAGAAAAGTACGCAGGGCGTACTTCTTCGTCGAATTCTCGTTACCGTTCAATTTACTTTGTCTATCGCGCTTATCATTAGCGCCGCCTTCATCTATCAACAGTTGGAATTCATGCAACATAAGAGCCTGGGCTATGAAAAAGAGCAATTGATCCGTATTCCGCTTCGCGGTGAGACAAGGAATACCTATTCTACTTTTAAGGAACGCCTGCTGCAGAACAGGCGTATACTCAGTGTTTCGGCCTCTAATCATTCCATTTCCAGTTTCGGAACCAACACTTGGGATGTCAAATGGCCAGGGCAGAGGGAAGATGAAAAAGTATTGACCACAGTAACAGCTATCGATTACGACTATCTAAAGACCATGCGCATGGAGCTTGTTCATGGCCGGGAATTTTCAAAAGAATTTCCCACGGATTCCGTGAATGTAATTATTAATGAAAAAGCAATGCAGGCTATGAATTTAATGGATCCGTTGTCTGCCAGCCTTAAGTTCTGGGACGAGACGCATCCGATAGTCGGCGTAGTAAAGGATTTCCATTATCAATCCGTTCGATCAGAAATAATTCCTCTGGTATTCATTTATAATTCCGGATCGGTGCGCAATGTTTTTGCGAAAATTCAATCCCATGACATGGCGGCAACGGTTAAATCCATCGAAAATGACTGGACGTCGGTCAATTTGGGCAGTCCTTTTGAGTTCAATTTTGTTGATGAAGAAATCGACCAATTATATCGCTCCGAACAACAGCTATCTAAGATCTACAACTCATTTGCCATTTTAGCGGTTTTCATTTCTTGTTTGGGGCTTTTTGGGTTAGCGTCCTTTGCCACAGAACAACGCACCAAGGAAATTGGTATTCGTAAAGTATTGGGAGCTTCAATCGCCAGGATCGTGTCGACGCTAACGACGGAATTTCTAAAGCTCGTATTACTGGCCAATATCATTGGTTGGCCGATTGCCTATCTTCTAATGTCTCGATGGCTGCAGGATTTTGCATACCGGATCGACATTAATATAGGGACATTCATTTTAACGGGCTTGGTTACCTTGATCATTGCAATAGCGACCGTGAGTTACCGGGCGATTCGCGCGGCTACGGCGAATCCGGTAGAAGCCTTGAAATATGAGTAAACTGTGATCGCTATAAAGAACAGGAGATGACATGATCAAAAACTATTTTATTGTCGCATTCCGGAATTTGTACCGGAAAAATTTGTATACGTTCATTAATCTTTTTGGCCTTAGCGTATCCCTCGGAGCGTGTATTGTCGGATATCTTACGTGGGACTTTGGATACCATTTTGATCAGTTTCACCAAAAGGTGAATCAAATTTATCACGTTGGATCCACCAGGGCGATCAACGGACAAGATCAATTATTCGGTATCTCTCCGTTACCTCTTGGGCCTGCGCTGGTCAGGGACTTTCCTGGTGTAACGCGCGCCGTACGGTTTGCAAGTCAGGTCTCTGTGGTGAAGTTTGAGGACAAAGTATTCAATGAAAGAGTGAACTATGCCGACGACGGATTCTTCGACATGTTCACATTCGAGTTTTTGCAAGGAGATAAATCGGCCTTGAAAGACCGAAACAGTATTATTATTACCCGCGATGTGGCGATCAAATATTTTGGCGATGAGCACGCTATGGGAAAAAGACTGACGCTGAGCCATGACAACGACCGTAAGCGCGATCATGTGGTTGGCGCGATATTAAAACAAGTGCCTCGCAATTCGAGTCTCGATTTTGACATACTGATCTCGGGTGAGGTCCTTGTTGATCTTGGAATTGACGAGCCTAACAATTGGGCGCACGTTACGGGGTCGACGTTCATTGAAGTCACCGATGACAACGTGGCCGGCGCCATTGAGGCCGCCGAGAACAAATACGTAGATCTTGTAAAATCTGCCAACCCCAGATTTGCGATCAGTCATCTGGTCATGACGCCGCTCAAAGATCTGGCGTTGATCAGCGAGAATTTCCGCAGTCACGACTTACGGGATGCGCCGCCGCCATCGGCCAGAATCTCTATCTTCGTCATTTCTATCATGCTTTTGATCATGGCTTGTTTCAATTATATGAATACATCACTGGCAATAGCTGCCGGGCGGTTGAAGGAAATCGGTATTCGAAAAGTTATGGGTAGTCCGCGCACTCAGTTGATTATACAGTTTCTAATGGAAAATATTTTGTTGTGCCTTCTTGCTCTTGGTGTGGCGTTCGGTATTGCTGAATTACTCGTTCCCGGTTGGAATTCGCTATTTCCTGACATACGTTTGTCGATGGACGAAGCATGGAATTTCAAGCTGGGAATTTTTCTCGCCGGTCTCCTGACATTAACGGCTCTCGGCGGTGGATTCTATCCCGCTTATGTTATCAGCGCTTATAATCCGGCACAAATTCTTAGGGGCAATCAATCTAAAATGACCACAAGCCGCTTGATGAAGGTTATGTTAACGGTGCAGTTCGCATTGTCCATGATCGCGGTGGTAGGCAGTTTGGTGTTTTCGCAGAATGCTGAATTTCAAAAAAATCTAGATCAGGGGTACAATGAAGATAAGATTATAGGTGTGCCCTTGCAGAAAAGCTCTATGTACCCACTACTATCCAACACGCTTCGCCAAAACCCGCTCATAGAAAACGTTTCTGCCGGACGCAATCATATTTTTTTCTCATCGTGGCGAAGAGTCATTCAGGGTTTAGGCCGAGATATAGAAGCAGATTTTCTATACGTAAGCCCCGGCTATGCTGAAACCGTCGGCTTTAAGTTGGTACAAGGCCGTTTTCTTAGCGAGTCCACACCTCTTGATTTTTCGGAATCGGTCGTGATTAACCGGATGATGGCCACGGAACAAGGATGGGACGATCCCATCGGGAGAACCTTAACGATAGATTCGGTTACCTGTCGCGTGGTTGGCGTCGTAGACGACTTTTATAATCGCGGGACGTTTCGGCCGATCTTGCCGACTGTCATCAAAATGGCCAAGGAAAACACGTATTCATTCGCCATAGTGCGGGTGGACAGTAAGAATCTTAAGGCGGCCATGACCTCCATTGAAAGCGATTGGAAAAGACTTTTTCCGGAAATGCCGTTTGAAGGATTCTACCAGGAAGAGGCAACTATCCGTGCTTCGACGATCAGCGACGGGATCAAATTGGTTTTTCTTTATGTCGCGTGTATGGCCATTGTTATTTCCGGTATGGGATTATTTGCCTTGGTCTCGCTCAACATAGTGCGTCGAACTAAAGAGATCGGCATACGAAAAGTTCTGGGTGCATCCGTCAGTCAGATTGTCGGAATGATGAATTCTGATTTTGTCTTTTTGTTAATTATTGCGTCGGTTATCGCTGACGTAGCCGGATATTTTGCGGTCAAAGCTCTTTTGGATAGTATTTATAAATATCATGTGAATGTAGAAGTGACCGCATTGATACTGGCGAATGTCGTGGTTCTTGGTATCGGTTTGGTGACCATCGGCGGGCGGGTATTGAGAGT
This region includes:
- a CDS encoding sigma-54-dependent Fis family transcriptional regulator yields the protein MLPKQTKILIIDDDTDVLLAAKLFLKQHVALIHTETNPESIPTLLKNESYDVILLDMNFTRDVSSGSEGFYWLNKILQTDPGAVVILITAYGDVEMAVRAIKEGAIDFVVKPWQNEKLLATLSSAMNLRRSRLEIMHLRDRQQALNEDLDHPFGEIIGHSSSMQAVFALIQKVAKTEANVLILGENGTGKELVARALHRESLRAKESFITVDMGVISETLFESELFGHVKGAFTDAKEDRAGRFEIASGGTLFLDEIGNLSVSLQAKLLNALQERRITRVGSNKSVDVDIRLISATNMPIHNMANQKTFRQDLLYRINTVEIPLPPLRERTEDIPLLAEHFLSVYSKKYQRTAGRFHPHAIKKLERYNWPGNVRELQHTIERAMIMSDAECLEADDFLLTSAPVKNEGLVIDDYNLEEIEKALIRKALSKHGGNISQAAKELGLTRTSLYRRLEKYGL
- a CDS encoding CoA-binding protein, whose product is MKEIEELLKDPDVTIAIVGANNNPSKFGNVIYRDLKRKGYKLFPVNPSSDEIDGDKAFANLAQLPQKPAIVNFVTPPAVTLKVLEECLKLGLTNVWLQPGSESPAVMTFIQEKKFNYLANACIMVESRMKL
- a CDS encoding HlyD family efflux transporter periplasmic adaptor subunit; the encoded protein is MDRQIEKKKWPQKKIAYVGGGAFLVLLLFYNFLFADRSAKLNVKTEKITISKVQRGTFQEFIPVTGTIMPIKTIYLDAMEGGRVDKLYLEQGAMVKQGDQILKLTNTNLQMDVMFREAQLFEQINNLRNTKLAFEQNKLKVRGDLIDLDYEITKLKRAFEINDGLMKQNLVSPQEYEQSRDAYQYALKRRDLLIDTQRQDSILRTSQMEQLELSVSHMQDNLGIIKENMASLTLRAPVSGQLTSRNAELGESKRAGDRLGQIDVLDGFKVRAGIDEHYIARIQIGQSGEFDLSGKTYKLIIKKVYPEVTGGRFDVDMEFEGEAPKDIRRGQTLQIRLELGDQAEALLLARGGFYQKTGGQWVFVVDPSGDFAIKRSVKLGRQNPQMFEVMEGLYPGEEVITSSYDSYGDVDKLILSK
- a CDS encoding four helix bundle protein; translated protein: MESQLDVWKISLFLVVDIYGLTEKFPKSEKYGITNQLRRASVSVTSNIAEGAARKSAVERRRYYEISRSSLVEIDTQLEISLQLKFCSETEKELAVIQEKMNHLFAKMSNLIQNTK
- a CDS encoding ABC transporter ATP-binding protein, which encodes MIKSKNLVKVYTTDEVETTALNNVNFEINEGEFTAIMGPSGCGKSTLLNVIGLLDNPSGGEYHFIGHEVSKYTERQRSNLRKSNIGFVFQSFNLIDELTVFENVELPLLYLGMTESERKKRVDAALDRMQITHRRNHFPQQLSGGQQQRVAVSRAVVANPKLILADEPTGNLDSANGEEVMKILTDLNKAGTTIVMVTHSPSHAEYASRMIHLFDGHIVSENYKEAMKI
- a CDS encoding FtsX-like permease family protein, which encodes MIKNYLKTAFRRLERNKSFALINIAGLSLGITCALIIFLLVKHELSFDGFHSKKDRIYRVNTVWTRDGEVDRSGASQFPVAAAIRSQFSDLKATMINYVKEALIAVPNGTDTPSKFQENEGVVYIEPDFFDIFDRTWFRGHPSLLKEPYTVALSESTAKKFFPNENPVGKTIRMNSECDLKVIGVVTDPPVNTDFPFTVLISYSTQKALGYFSNMENWGATMSFINTYIFVPEIWSAASFNERLTAFAKTHLDERKRKERSYEVQSLSDVHFDPDAGNYTHVTSRTSIWALSIIAFFLIVTACINFINLATAQAVTRSKEIGVRKVLGAFRAQLLIQFLGETFVITFLAIVLSIGMTEMILPLVNDAFSFNIRFNLFNDPLILLFLAGLAVVITAGSGFYPALMMAGYSPVSVLKGGQSSKAGGLLVRKGLVVLQFMIAQALVIGTIVVFRQMDLFQTTDMGFIKDAIITTNIPVKDKSKMQTLRNEIMKETGVQNVTFGFAQVASGMRWTSMMIYRGPAGKTYEALADVRCGDEFYIPTYGIQMLAGRNFTASDSIHELVINETMAQKIGFTNPADAVGKIVYVFGSEPKPIVGVVKDFNTGSLRASIYPTILAPRSKDYRIMGVKIDMKRAKILLPKIEAAWAATYPEFLYRSQFLDESIAGFYEDEQKISRLFTIFASIAIGIGCLGLFGLVSFMAVQRTKEIGVRKVLGASVSDILMMFTKEFAVLILIAFLIAAPAAYVVMNGWLEDFAYRISIGAEVFFTAVMLTIIISGVTVGYRSIKAASANPVDVLKYE
- a CDS encoding FtsX-like permease family protein yields the protein MLKNYFKIALRNILRQKGHSFINISGLAVGLACTVLIVMWIQDELSYDHFHKNGNRIFRVVENQFYGGGDAFQTPQTPAPLSAVLKSEFPEIEKTTRVLFTPNKLLFDYKDQRFYESNGLYVDPEFLSMFSFPLTAGQSDVALKDPNSIILTKEFAQKYFGSEDPMGKSIRVDKYNLVVTGIFEKIPRQSHLQFDFVLPAERLRMDVPDQFTPWGNNWLRTYVMLNPNTDYRQFTEKIADVIKKHNDQSKTELFLQPMTDIYLRTDFNHTPTRMNYVYTLGVIAALILLIACINFTNLSTARSLKRSREVGLRKVVGADRFQLIKQFLGEAFFLSLISMGIALVLIEIILPFFNDLTAKSIALNFFDSGIGLMLISIVIITGILSGIYPALVLSGYRPVQVLKGSFQKSTQGVLLRRILVTVQFTLSIALIISAAFIYQQLEFMQHKSLGYEKEQLIRIPLRGETRNTYSTFKERLLQNRRILSVSASNHSISSFGTNTWDVKWPGQREDEKVLTTVTAIDYDYLKTMRMELVHGREFSKEFPTDSVNVIINEKAMQAMNLMDPLSASLKFWDETHPIVGVVKDFHYQSVRSEIIPLVFIYNSGSVRNVFAKIQSHDMAATVKSIENDWTSVNLGSPFEFNFVDEEIDQLYRSEQQLSKIYNSFAILAVFISCLGLFGLASFATEQRTKEIGIRKVLGASIARIVSTLTTEFLKLVLLANIIGWPIAYLLMSRWLQDFAYRIDINIGTFILTGLVTLIIAIATVSYRAIRAATANPVEALKYE
- a CDS encoding FtsX-like permease family protein, with product MIKNYFIVAFRNLYRKNLYTFINLFGLSVSLGACIVGYLTWDFGYHFDQFHQKVNQIYHVGSTRAINGQDQLFGISPLPLGPALVRDFPGVTRAVRFASQVSVVKFEDKVFNERVNYADDGFFDMFTFEFLQGDKSALKDRNSIIITRDVAIKYFGDEHAMGKRLTLSHDNDRKRDHVVGAILKQVPRNSSLDFDILISGEVLVDLGIDEPNNWAHVTGSTFIEVTDDNVAGAIEAAENKYVDLVKSANPRFAISHLVMTPLKDLALISENFRSHDLRDAPPPSARISIFVISIMLLIMACFNYMNTSLAIAAGRLKEIGIRKVMGSPRTQLIIQFLMENILLCLLALGVAFGIAELLVPGWNSLFPDIRLSMDEAWNFKLGIFLAGLLTLTALGGGFYPAYVISAYNPAQILRGNQSKMTTSRLMKVMLTVQFALSMIAVVGSLVFSQNAEFQKNLDQGYNEDKIIGVPLQKSSMYPLLSNTLRQNPLIENVSAGRNHIFFSSWRRVIQGLGRDIEADFLYVSPGYAETVGFKLVQGRFLSESTPLDFSESVVINRMMATEQGWDDPIGRTLTIDSVTCRVVGVVDDFYNRGTFRPILPTVIKMAKENTYSFAIVRVDSKNLKAAMTSIESDWKRLFPEMPFEGFYQEEATIRASTISDGIKLVFLYVACMAIVISGMGLFALVSLNIVRRTKEIGIRKVLGASVSQIVGMMNSDFVFLLIIASVIADVAGYFAVKALLDSIYKYHVNVEVTALILANVVVLGIGLVTIGGRVLRVAQANPVDSLRYE